One Calditrichota bacterium genomic window, CGGCAGCTTCATGAAAGAAGCTTTGCGCACTTGCGATAACATTGCCGATTTCGAGGATTTGCTTATCGCTACAAATTCTTCTGGACGAAAGACGCAGGCGAATTTCGCTGTGATTGACGCCAGCGGCGGCGCTGCCATTTTCGAGACAGCAGGTCACGAATACTGGAAATTCGATGCCAACGATGAATCAGTTGCGCCTCTGGGCTATGTGCTGCGCACAAATTTCGCTTTTAATGGCGAAGCTAAAAACGGACTTCATGACGGAATTCACAGCATCGAACGCTATCGCAGGCAAAGGACTCTCATTTCAGAATTTCATCAAGGCGACAGTTTGAATTATCGTTCGATTCTTCGCTATCAAATGCGCGATTTTTCCGACTTTGACAGCCAACCTGTTCCTGTGCCCTATCCTTCGCGCTGGCGCTCTGACAGACCTTTTGGCTACATTTACACCGGAGTGAGCATTTGTCGCTCCACTTCGGTCTCCACAGCCGTCATTCAGGGAATTTTACCCGGCGAGTCTCCCTTCCTGTCAACGATGTGGGTCATTTTGGGGCAACCAGCCGGTTCCATGGCTGTTCCCTATTTTCCTGTCGGGCAAACCCCAAATATTGCCAGAGGCAGCAATTCCGCTCCGTTGTGCGACATCGCCCGCAATATTCGCAGCGTGCTTTTTGACTACGCACCCAACGACAATTACATTGACTCCTACAAATTACTCGACGGTCAGGGAGGCGGACTCTGGACAAAGACATTTCCGGCGGAAGATTCGATTTTCATCGCTTTTGAAGATAAAATTTCCGTCTGGCGGCAAAGTGGTTTCTCTACAGATTCGTTGCTTTCGCTGGAAGATGAGCTGGCAAATTATGCCTTTCGCAAATTGAATGAATTCTACACCGGCATGACAACTTCTGTGCTGGCAGAAAAAACCAAAAAAAATATTCCGAACAAGTTTCAACTATTTCAAAATTATCCCAACCCGTTCAATGCAACAACTACGATTGCTTTTCAATTGTCAAGTTCAGGGTTTGTGACAGTAAAAATTACTGATGTGCTGGGAAGAAGTGTCGCCACGCTTCTGTCCGAACAAAAATCTGTGGGCGAATATCAGCTTCGCTGGAATGCGAATGATGTTGCCAGCGGAATTTATTTTTATCAAATGCAATTTGCACCAATGAATGGGAAACCGGTGAAAAATGTGGTCAGGAAATTGGTTTTGAGTAAATAGCACAAAAAAACACTTGTCTTTAAAACATTTTTTTTTTACATTTTATTTGACTAATAGTTTAAAACCAAATCAAGGATTAAACAAAATGAATGATGAACAATTAGCATCATTAATTAAAAAAAGTATCCGGGAAGTCATTCAGGAAGAAAGATTATCGATAATGGAAATTCTTATCCCTTATGTCAGCAAAAAGGAAATGGATGAAATATTACAAAAGCAGCCAACGCCGAAAATTTTCAATGAATCTGAATTTGTTGACATGACAGACTGGGTAAAAAAATGAACATAAAATTTAGCTCCAGTGCCCGCAAATTTATTGAAAAGTCCGGTAAGAGAGAGCAAGAAAAAATTCGGCTGAAGATTAAAATGCTGCTGCAAACCATTGAAGAATCCGGCTTCATACCATTTCAAGAATTACACATACGGAAACTCAAAGGTGAATGGCAGGGTTTCTACAGAATGCGCATTGGAGCCATTCGTGTTATTTTCCGCATCGATAGAGAGCAAAGAGTTATTTATGTATATGATATTGATTATCGCGGAAGCGTGTATTAATTTCTTAAAAATAGAACAGTTTAGTCTTAAATTTTGCTTCTCCCGCTAAACACACAACACCTTTGAGGCTGTATCAAAAATATTTTTGGAGCTACAAAGAAATAACCATACAGTAAATAAAAACACATAGGAAGTAAAAAGAATACAAAACTTACCTAAATAATAATGTTAAGAATCATTACTATTCCCTCATGGACTTCGTGTTTTTCGTAGTTTCCATTATTTTTTGTCCTTGATGCAACTTCTGTGAATCAAAAAATCCTTTGGAGAACTCACAATGACCCATTCCCACCATCACTTGCGAAAATTCATTTACTTCATCTTCTCCATTTTAACCATCTCCTGCGCCGCGAACAATTTCGCTTATTTAACACCAGAGGCGAGGACGATTCACGAGCAATTTTGGTCTGCGGATTCGTTCGTTTATC contains:
- a CDS encoding T9SS type A sorting domain-containing protein: MRLKKFLILTIAIFLFTFQFLSAQIFDDLDECTIGVASGRATADGRPLVWKTRDYKSAPDNEVYYFDSYPNAYIAVITAGSTLPWMGVNEKGFAIVNSLSEDLEKASSGMGNGSFMKEALRTCDNIADFEDLLIATNSSGRKTQANFAVIDASGGAAIFETAGHEYWKFDANDESVAPLGYVLRTNFAFNGEAKNGLHDGIHSIERYRRQRTLISEFHQGDSLNYRSILRYQMRDFSDFDSQPVPVPYPSRWRSDRPFGYIYTGVSICRSTSVSTAVIQGILPGESPFLSTMWVILGQPAGSMAVPYFPVGQTPNIARGSNSAPLCDIARNIRSVLFDYAPNDNYIDSYKLLDGQGGGLWTKTFPAEDSIFIAFEDKISVWRQSGFSTDSLLSLEDELANYAFRKLNEFYTGMTTSVLAEKTKKNIPNKFQLFQNYPNPFNATTTIAFQLSSSGFVTVKITDVLGRSVATLLSEQKSVGEYQLRWNANDVASGIYFYQMQFAPMNGKPVKNVVRKLVLSK
- a CDS encoding type II toxin-antitoxin system RelE/ParE family toxin — protein: MNIKFSSSARKFIEKSGKREQEKIRLKIKMLLQTIEESGFIPFQELHIRKLKGEWQGFYRMRIGAIRVIFRIDREQRVIYVYDIDYRGSVY